GCGGCGCGGGCCGCTTCCGCGGCGCGCCCGGCGCGCGCGTGGAATACGGCCCCCGCAACGACGCGATGACCGTGGTCTATCCGCTCGACGGCCACCACAACCCGCCCAAAGGCGTGCTCGGCGGGCATACGGGCGAGGCCTGCTACGCGGCCAAGATCGATCGCGAGGGCGACGAGCACGAGCTGCCCTCGGTGTCGGCCGAGCAGATCCAGCCCGGCGAATATATAGTCGGAATGGACAGCGGCGGCGGCGGCTACGGCAGCCCGCTCGATCGCGATCCCGAGATGGTGCGGACGGACGTGCTCGAGGGACTGGTTACGCCGGAGCAGGCGCGGCAGGTGTACGGCGTGATGTTCGCCGGGCGCGCAGAAGACGAGTCGCTCGCCGTCGATCGCGAGGCCACGGCCAAATGGCGCGGGGCGCTCAGAGGAAAATCCGGCGCCTGAAACCCGCCCGAGACTCTAGGAGCGGCGGCGCGGCAGCGCAATCGGAAAACAGGAGAAGCTTTCATGGCTACGGCACAGAAACCGGCGGGCGCGAAGAGCGCGCTGCGTTTTGAAATCGACGCGAAGAGGCTCGAAGAACTCGATCGCAAGCACAAACTGCCGGGTTTCGCGTCGCCCGCCGAGCATGCGGCCAAGGGCCCGCTGATCATCGCCCGCGGCAAGGGCGTTTACGTATGGGACGCCAACGGCAAGCAGTATCTCGACGGCAGCTCGGCGATCTGGAACGTCAATCTCGGTTTCGGCAACAAGGAAATCGCCGACGCGGTCGCCCAGCAGCTCGAAACGCTGTCGTTCCATCTCGGGCTGCTCAACATCTCGACGCCGCCCGCGATCGAGCTCGCCGCGCGGCTCGCCGCGCTGGCGCCGCCCGCGCTCAACCGTGTCTTTTTCACCAGCGGAGGTTCGGAAGCCAATGAATCGGTGATCCGGATTACGCGGCTGTACCAGCGCCTGCGCGGTTTCAAGCACAAGACGGTCGCGATCGCCCGCATCAAGGGCTACCACGGCTCGTCGTGCGGCGCCGCGAGCCTGACCGGGATCGATCACTTCCACGAGTTCTTCGAGCCGATGCTGCCCGACGTGCGGCACATCGCGCCGCCTTACTGCTATCGCTGCCCGCTCGGCAAGGAATACCCCTCCTGCGCGGTCGCGTGCGCTGACGAACTCGAAAAAGCGATTCTCGCCGAGGGGCAGGACCGGGTCGCCTTCTTCAT
The nucleotide sequence above comes from Candidatus Binataceae bacterium. Encoded proteins:
- a CDS encoding aspartate aminotransferase family protein — encoded protein: MATAQKPAGAKSALRFEIDAKRLEELDRKHKLPGFASPAEHAAKGPLIIARGKGVYVWDANGKQYLDGSSAIWNVNLGFGNKEIADAVAQQLETLSFHLGLLNISTPPAIELAARLAALAPPALNRVFFTSGGSEANESVIRITRLYQRLRGFKHKTVAIARIKGYHGSSCGAASLTGIDHFHEFFEPMLPDVRHIAPPYCYRCPLGKEYPSCAVACADELEKAILAEGQDRVAFFIAEPVMGAGGVIPAPKEYWTRIRQICDKYDVLMVADEVITGAGRTGKMFACEHWDVRPDIISCAKGISSGYLPLGAVIVHERIYKTLLESPAGAAVWHGFTNTGNPACCAAGLKTLEIMERDGVVENARKMGERLGQRLQELRSSPIVGDIRALGLMAAVELVRDPRTREAFPEALGVGAHFRDTAREQGLLIRAVGDSVCMSPPLIITAREIDLLIEKLKATLVETESWLAAQKQ